In Streptomyces sp. P3, one DNA window encodes the following:
- a CDS encoding SgcJ/EcaC family oxidoreductase — protein sequence MNAESTAHAADIEAVKQVVATVERSQQHKDPDEFLSLFHPDAIWTTAHGKVLIGLDAISEFTRKVLPAATWDGEVSYEVVHVLFIRPDVAAVKVRQRYLGSDDQSEGAPLYVMARQDDGRWLLIACQNTGVLAD from the coding sequence ATGAACGCGGAATCCACGGCGCACGCCGCAGACATCGAGGCCGTCAAGCAGGTCGTCGCCACCGTCGAGCGCTCCCAGCAGCACAAGGACCCGGACGAGTTCCTTTCTCTCTTCCACCCCGACGCGATCTGGACGACGGCCCACGGCAAGGTGCTCATCGGTCTCGACGCGATCTCGGAGTTCACCCGCAAGGTGCTCCCCGCGGCCACCTGGGACGGCGAGGTCAGCTACGAGGTGGTCCATGTGCTCTTCATCCGCCCCGACGTCGCGGCGGTGAAGGTTCGTCAGCGCTACCTGGGCTCGGACGACCAGAGCGAGGGCGCCCCGCTGTACGTGATGGCCCGGCAGGACGACGGCCGCTGGCTGCTGATCGCCTGCCAGAACACGGGCGTCCTCGCCGACTGA